GGTGTGCTCGTTCGCGTAGACGGACCAGGTCTCGCTCCAGCCCTCCTTCTCCGCGGTCTCCACCCGCGAACCGGCCGGCGGCCCGGACATGTCCCGGGTGTAACGACCGGACAGCCACCCACCGCGCAGTGGCGACCAGGGCACGACGCCCAGGCCTTCCTCCTGGCAGACCGGGATCAGCTCCCATTCGGTGGCGCGCGCCAGCAGGTTGTACTGCGGCTGCAGCGTGAGGAACCGTTCGTAGCCGAGCGCCCGGCTCACGTCGAGCGCCTTCTGCAGCTGCCAGCCGGTCACGTTGCTCGCCCCGATGTACCGGACCTTGCCGGCGGTGACCAGGGCGTCCAGCGTCGAGAGCGTCTCCTCCAGCGGCGTGGCCCGGTCCCACGCATGGATCTGGTAGAGGTCGACGTAGTCGGTCTGCAGGCGGCGGAGGCTGGCGTCGATCGAGGCCATGATGTGCTTGCGGCCCAGTCCGACGTTGTTGACACCGGGGCCCGACGGCATGCGCACCTTGGTCGCGATGACCCACTGGTCGCGGTCGCGGCCCTTCAGCCAGCGGCCGGTGACCTCCTCGGAGGCGCCCTCGCCGTAGACATCGGCGGTGTCGATGAAGTTGCCTCCGGCGTCGGCGAAGGCGTCGAGCATGCGGCGGCTGTCGGGCTCGTCGGCCTCGCGGCCGAACGTCATCGCGCCGAGGCACAGCTCGCTGACGGTGGTCCCGGATCGTCCGAGGTATCGGTATTCCATGTCCGGAAGTCAAACGCCTGGAGCGCACTCCAGGTCAAGCCGTCGGCGCTCAGTCCGGCGTCGTCAGCGCCGAGGTGGACGCGCAGACGCGGCTGACCTGCTGGGAAAGCTCTTGTGCCCGGTCGAGCCTGGCCCGGGTGATCTCGGTCCACTCGTCGACCACCCGCAACTGCGCTCGCATGACGTCGGCGCGGGCGGCGTCGACGGCCGAGGTCGCCGCCACGACGTCGGCGCGCGGGCCACCCTCACGGGTCACCGCGGCGAGTTCGGCGGCGCGCGCCGCGAGTCGCTGCACGCTCCCGGCGAAGTCGTCGAGGATGGCAGCGCACCGGGCCTGGGCGACACCGTCCTCCGCGTCGGCGACCACGCAGGCCTCGGTGAGCGCCTCCCGCTGCGCACGCTGGGCCTCGAGCAGTTCCGGCAGGGACGGTTCCGCCGCCATCGTCAGTCCTCTCTTGGGTCACGCGGAGGCGGCTCGCCCCACCTCGTCCTCGTGCTCCGGCGGTCCGGGTCGACCGACAGTTACCCGTTCCGATCGGCCGCCGCCGACCGGGGTTGAGCATTCTGCTCCGGGCAGGCACCCGCCCTGCACCTGTCACACGGTTTGAGACAATCGGTCGGTACGTCCCCTCACCTTCGCGGAGTTGACCCCGGCATGCGCCTGATCCTGATCCGCCACGGCCAGACTCCGTCGAACGTCGCCCACCTGCTCGACACCGCTGTGCCGGGACCGGGGCTGACCGAACTGGGCCACGAGCAGGCGGCGGCTCTGCCGGAGGTGCTCGCCGACGAGGACATCGACGCGATCTACGTCTCCACGCTGGTCCGCACGCACCTGACCGCGGCGCCGCTGGCGGCCGCCCGCGGTCTGCAACCGCTGGTCCGGGACGGCCTGCGGGAGGTCGCCGCGGGCGACCTGGAGATGCGCAGCGACGAGGACGCGGTCCACACCTACCTGACGACGCTCTTCGGCTGGTCGCAGGGGGACCTCGAGCTCCGGATGCCGGGCGGCGAGAACGGCGTCGAGGCCCTCGGCCGGTTCGACGCGGTCGTGGACGAGGCGGCGGCGAGCGGCGCCGGCTCGGTGGCCATGGTCAGCCATGGTGCGGCGATCCGGGCG
This genomic window from Cryptosporangium minutisporangium contains:
- a CDS encoding aldo/keto reductase, whose amino-acid sequence is MEYRYLGRSGTTVSELCLGAMTFGREADEPDSRRMLDAFADAGGNFIDTADVYGEGASEEVTGRWLKGRDRDQWVIATKVRMPSGPGVNNVGLGRKHIMASIDASLRRLQTDYVDLYQIHAWDRATPLEETLSTLDALVTAGKVRYIGASNVTGWQLQKALDVSRALGYERFLTLQPQYNLLARATEWELIPVCQEEGLGVVPWSPLRGGWLSGRYTRDMSGPPAGSRVETAEKEGWSETWSVYANEHTWGIIDALQEIAAARGKSVAQVALRWVAQRPGVTAPIIGASRLDQLEDNLGATGWSLTDEELDRLTAVSEIDGQYPYDATMRDLITGR
- a CDS encoding histidine phosphatase family protein; protein product: MRLILIRHGQTPSNVAHLLDTAVPGPGLTELGHEQAAALPEVLADEDIDAIYVSTLVRTHLTAAPLAAARGLQPLVRDGLREVAAGDLEMRSDEDAVHTYLTTLFGWSQGDLELRMPGGENGVEALGRFDAVVDEAAASGAGSVAMVSHGAAIRAWVAARAVNVDVEWAAEHALSNTGVVILEGSPTDGWKALTWEGNAVELPEADVDSGPAGQPVHDQAGR